One Carya illinoinensis cultivar Pawnee chromosome 5, C.illinoinensisPawnee_v1, whole genome shotgun sequence genomic window, AAACCGAATTAGACGAGAGTACCAAAATTTGGATAGCAAAGTAGgacacaagaaaaaaaaaatgtaagtcaTTAACGTTGCAAAACATAATACTATGAGTttattcttataaatatattgcaAATTGATGCAAAAATATAGCCTCCAACACCTTGAAAAAATAGCCCCCAAGGAAGTGATGGAAGAGTTCAAGTCATAGTTAAGGAGAGTTCAGAGTGAAGCTAGATGGAAGAGATCGAAGATCGCTAGAGCAACCTGAGGCTTacggaggaagaagaagaggttattgagtttcctcaagaaagtgaagaagaaaTACAACGCAAGGGTGAGAGAAGCCTTATTGGAAAGATCTGTTCTGACCGAGTGGTTGGAAAGGAAGTAATAGCCAAAGCAATGGGGAAGATATGGAGAATAAGTAAACTAGTGTTTCAAGAGGTTGAAAAAAATGTCTTTGTTATAACGTTCGCCAATCACGCTGATAGACAGAGGATTATGGAAGGTAAACCATGGCTCTTTGCCAACGTATTATTCATGATATTGCCTTATGACGGGGATTTACAACCCGGGAAAATGCATGCCGATAAAGAAATGTTCTGGCTACAAATCCATGATCTACGATTAGGATTTATGATGGAAGACTAGGGAAATCGCATTGGTGCCTCGGTGGGGAATGTGCTTGACGTAGATGTAGACGAAGACGAGATCGAGTGGGGCAAATGTTTGAGGGTGAAGGTGGAAATGAAGTTACAGAAGCCCATAGCTAGAGGTAGGACTATAATGGTGAATGGTAAAAACGTCTAGCTCAGTTTTAAATATGAGAAGCTCCCAAAGATTTGTTTTAGTTATGGGTGGATTTTACACGGGGAAAAAGGTTGCCTGAACGAGGTGGGAGGTAACCAGGCTTCCATCTCCTAGTTTGGCTCTTGGCTCCGAGTAGAGGACAGTTACCGAAGGTGTCCAATCTTCATTCCCTCAAATGGCAACTCGAACGGCGTGAGGATGGCCAGCAGGACCCCACAAAAGAAGCTGGGTACAGCGAAGCAGAGGGGTCTATAAGAAGCACTGCAAATAGGAGACAAACAAAGGACTTAGTTCAGGAGCAAGTTAGAGATAGATCCGACGACAACGAGAACTACGACCTCAGAGGAGGGATGGTGATAATGGATACTCGACAAGGGGATTTGGTGGGAGATGATGGGAAGATTGTCGCTGAGGATAAGATTGATGGGACACGATATGGGGCGCCTCAGACTATAGGTAAGAGCCTACACAGTGGAAGGCACTTGCACAGGGAAGACGTGCATGCAGGGCGGGAAACAACTAAAAACATGATGGGCCTGATTCCAACGGGGATGGGAGATAAGGCTGTGGAAAAGCCCATCGTAAAAAATGGGCCCAACCATCAAACACAAGAAGGGAAACATGATGAGGAGGGAAGGCCTGCGTTGGAAATGGCTCTGCTCAATAGACAGTTTATAACAGGTAATCACTTAGAGGGTATAGAGAAATCTAACCAAAGTAGCTGTAGATGGAAACGACATGCAAGAGACCAAGGAACAACTCCAATGGAGGGAGGTCTTCAACCTGAGACTAAAAGATCAGTTGAGATTAATGAAGAGGACCATGCAGCTCCAGTAAAGAAGAAAAGAGGTAAGAATTCTGTTAACAAAAGCAATGTGATTATTACAACTGAATCGGTGGAGGCTGGGGACCAGCCTCACCGATTGTCATGAAAATACTCAGTTGGAACTGTttggggcttgggaacccctgAACAGTTCTTAGCCTTTGTTTCCAAATAAAGGCAAAAGCTCCCGATTtggttttcttgatggaaaccaaACTGTCACAAGCAAGAGCCACCAAGGTGGCTAGGAAGGCCAGGCACGAGTGCTGTGTAGCAGTAGATGCAGTGGGGAGGAGTGGCGGGTTGATGCTCATGTGGAAGCAAGAAGTCCAACTAGAATTAGTGAATTATTCTCAAAGACACATTAACGTGCTAATGAAGAATGAAGATGACAACTTAAGTTGGCTACTAACATGTTTCTATGGACACCTCGAAACAAACAAGAGGAGGAAGGCATGGCATCTATTGCAATCCTTCAATTTTAGTGATATGGGGTGGGGTATAATaggagactttaatgagattttgtCCCATGATGAAAAGGTGGGTGGAAGGGTTAGACCAGAAAACCAGATGAGGATGTTCAAAGAGGTGgttgaaaatagaaaattattcGATCTAGGTTGGAAGTGGGCCAAATATACATGGTGTAACAGACATGAAGATGAAACCTTTACAAACGAGAGACTAGATAGAGGTTTTGCAAACAAAAGATGGATGGAGATCTTTCCAGATGCTAAAGTCATTGCCATGACGACCTTATGTTCAAATCATAGGCCTATTTACTTGAGGGTACCAGAGGAAGGGGGGAAGGGACACAATTTCATTACCATTTCAAGTATGAGATGAATTGGACAAAGGAGGAAGGATGCAGAGATACAGTAGCAGAAGTGTGGCAAAGAGAAGTCTACCAGCTAAGTCAAACTAGTAGGCTGCAAAGCAAACTGGAAATGTGCAGCAAGAGGCTCCAGAAATGGAGCAGGGACCTAAGAAGAAATAGATTAAAAGCCattaaatagaaaatagatGAAATCAAACAGTTGCAAGAGGAAGAGAGGGCGGATAATATGAGTGATCTCAAAAGACTTCAAAATGAGGTTGGCTTCTTACTCGATCAGGAAGATGCtagatggaaacaaagggccaaaGTCCATTGGTTGACACAAGGGAATAGAAATACTAAGTTCTACCACGCTTGTGTCAaccaaaggagaaaaaagaattcAATAAAACAGATTGTGGATGGAGAAGGAAGAGTATTGTGCTCTAAGGAAGAGGTGGCAACAGGGTTCTGGTTTCATTTCAATCGAGTTTACCAAACTTCTAATCCAACTGAAAGGTCTATACAACAATGTTTGAATGGTGTAGAGCATATGATTTCTCAGGGTATGAAGGAACAATTGGATAAAGAATTCACATCAGAGGAGGTTGTAGTTGCTCTTAAACAAATGTCACCCTTTAAATCCCCAGGGCCAGATGGATTCAGTGCTGGTTTTTACCAAGACCATTGGGATATAGTTGGTCCTGATGTGGTTCAAGTGACTCTAGACTTTTTCAGAAATGGTGAGATGCCAATAGGGCTGAATCATACACTCATTGCTCTAATTCCCAAGATAAATTCCCTCAGAACAGTTAATGATTACAGGCCAATTAGTCTTTGTAACGTTTGgtataaactaatatataagGTTTTGGCAAACAGGTTGAAATCAGTGTTGCAAGATGTCATATCTTGGAATCAAAGTGCTTTCTTACCTGGTAGACTAATCACAGACAACATCATGGTTGCTTACGAGCTTCTTCATACTATGCAATCTAAGCAAAAGGGAAGAGAAGGCAGCATGGCTATTAAGTTAGACatgtctaaagcatatgatagagtggaatgaGATTTTCTGCAAACAATACTTACTAAACTAGGTTTCAGTGACAAATGGAGGAAACTAATCATGGCTTGTCTTAAATCTGTTTCTTACTCGGTGGTTATTAATGGGATCCCAGGTGACATCATTTGGCCAACAAGAGGgttaaggcaaggggaccctctttccccttaccttttcctTCTATGTGCAGAAGGATTGAGCACCCTTTTGAAACAAGCTGAATCAAGAGGCCTTATCAAAGGTGTAGCTGCTACAAGGGGAGGCAAAAGAATCAACCACCTATTATTTGCTGACGAATGTGTGATGTTTTTCAAGTCTAAGCTAAAGGAATGGTCCATCATTGTCCATTTGTTAAAAATCTATGAAGTAGCATCTGGACAAACCTTGGACAGGCAAAAAACCTCCATACTATTTAGCTCCTACACTAATGCTGCTGCAAAAGAGTGCATTTCCCAACATGCTGAAGGTGTAATATGCGACAGCTACAACAAATACTTGGGTTTGTCTACCATGGTAGAAAAATCCAAGTATAATACATTCCGAGGTCTTTGGAAAAGTATAAATAGTTGGAAGACCTCCTTTCTATCCTCTGCAGGGAAGGAAATCATGATCAAAAGTGAACTGCAAGTCATACTAGCATACACAATGAGTGTATTTAAATTACCAAAAATGCTTCTCAAAGAAATTGAAACTAtgattgcaaaattttggtggaaCCACAAAAAGGAAGGTAAGGGTATTCATTGGCAGCAAAAGGCATGGGGGGGCTAGGTTTCCGTGATCTAAATTGCTTCAATAGAGCTCTATTAGCCAAATAAGGGTGGAGAATTTTACAGGAACCCTCATCATTGATGGCTCAAATATTCAAGGAAAAGTACTTCCAAACATGCCACTTTGTGGAGGCACAAGTAGGCTACTGCCCATCTCAAATTTGGAGGAGCTTGATGTCAGTAATGGATTTGATTAAGGATGGGTTTGTATGGAGAGTTGGTAATAGAAAGAGCATTAGAGTTTGGAAAGATAAATGGGTGCCTATACCTTCCACATTTCAAATCCAATCTTGCCTATCAAGTTACTGGAGTCAAATGCAACAGTAGATGAGCTAATTGAAGGAGAGAGTAAGACTTGGAAAAAAGACTTAGTGCAAGCCATTTTCAGACAAGAGGAAGCTAAATGTATTTGCAATATTCCTATCAGTATAAAGGGGATGGATGATAAAGTTATATGGGGACTATCGGATAAAGGGCTATTTTCAGTAAAGAGTGCATACTTCACAGATCTGGAGAAAATTAAACATAAGACAGGGGAAACATCAAATAGTGATCAAAATGAGAGGATATGGAGGAAAGTATGGAGATTAACAAGCTCGGGTAAGGTAAAACAGTTTCTATGGAAAGCTCTAAATGGAATACCACCCACAAGGAGCAATCTCTTCAAGAGAATGGTAGTTGATAACTCTACATGCCCAATCTGCAatagagaagaagaaacagcATTACATGTACTTTGGGATTGTCCTGCTTCAGTAGATGTGTGGAGTGAGGAATTTAGTCCAGTTAAAAAATGGAGAAGGAATTATGCTGATTTCATGTCAGTATGGTCTGATTTTCATTCTAAGTTAGAAGATGAAAAGCTTCACATAATAGCTACGATGCTTCATTGCTTATGGAGGAGAAGAAACGACCTTGTCTTTGAAGGAAAGTTCAAAGGTCCTTCTGTTTTGTTTCAGTTGGCATTACAGGGTGTAGAGGCTATTAAATTGGCTCAAGAAAAGCCTAGAGAGAGTCAACTAAGAACAACAGACTCGTTGAGAATATTATGGAGACCCCCACGGCTTGAATTTATGAAGGTATATGTTGATGCAGCCTTGGATACAAAATAGGGAAGGATGGGAATCGGTATTGTAGTGAGGGATTCCAGATGAGAGGTTCATGTGGTAGCAGCAGCCCCTAAACAAATTGTCAGGTCAGCCAATGTAGCTAAGAGCTGGGCTATGCTACGTGATGTTCTTTTGTGTAGTGAACTAGGTCTCAGACAGGTGCAACTGGAAGGAGATTCAAAGATGGTAGTGGAAGCGATCAATTCTAATACACACAACACATCATGGGATGGGCAAGTCATAGAGGACATCAAATCTATTCTGTCTACACAGCCAAGTTGGTCGATGTCTTCCTCGGGTAGAGATGGAAACAAAGTAGCACATGCAGTTGCGAAATTAGCTTTATCTTTAAACTCTGAATGTATATGGTTGGAGGAGGTACCAAGTGAGGTCCTCCCTGCTGTTATTTCGGACAAATCTTGTTTGTAATGCTTGTCTAATGAATTAAAGTTccatttcaaagaaaaaaatagccCCCAAACTTACAAGTCTCTTCGTCTTGCCATCCAAGGCTATAGCAATTAATAGCCCCCAACACCTTGAAAAAATTagtatctattaatataaaatgtttggtataagataatatctattaattctaatattttaaaaaatttacaatataaaagtgattctaagtgaaataattaaaatatctcaCATTATTAAGTGATActataaatttcattaaaatttcgatcatttgaattattgtaagaaattaaaaggattaaaatagttagccatggtaaaaaaatttgtaatgaaatAGATCAAAcaactaaggtaaatttgtttGGAATAAAAGATATACCTTGAGAAGTAATAGTAAGCAAGAGATGATGAAATAAGACGGCAAACACACACACTTTCTGAGATGATCTTTGGGAGCAATTGTATGCATATATAGCAATTGGGCAGCAATTGAATGCCCAACACCTTAAAATGTTTGGTATAagatagtatatattaattctaatatctataataatatataatataaaagtgattctattataaatgaaataactaaaatatcttacataattttaattaaaactaaGTGGATAGTTAGTTAATATCTTTCATTAAAACTTCAAACATTTGAGTAATGTGTAAAcaagtaaaaagattaaaatagtCGTCCATTACGCTGATAAATTTGAAATGCAACAAATTAAAAGACTcgtaaataattttatctagGATGAAGGATAG contains:
- the LOC122310096 gene encoding uncharacterized protein LOC122310096, producing the protein MGAYTFHISNPILPIKLLESNATVDELIEGESKTWKKDLVQAIFRQEEAKCICNIPISIKGMDDKVIWGLSDKGLFSVKSAYFTDLEKIKHKTGETSNSDQNERIWRKVWRLTSSGKVKQFLWKALNGIPPTRSNLFKRMVVDNSTCPICNREEETALHVLWDCPASVDVWSEEFSPVKKWRRNYADFMSVWSDFHSKLEDEKLHIIATMLHCLWRRRNDLVFEGKFKGPSVLFQLALQGVEAIKLAQEKPRESQLRTTDSLRILWRPPRLEFMKVYVDAALDTK